In Thermocrinis jamiesonii, the genomic stretch ATCTGCAAAAATTATATCCGGTGCGCCTTCAAAGGACTCTAAAAATTTTATAGCATCAGAAACTCTTACATCACCGCCTTTTTCCTTTATTAATTGGGCTAACTTTTTGCTTTTTTCCACAAAAATTACCTTGGCTCCTCTTTCCATTGCCGTAAAACCTATCTGACCGCTTCCAGCAAATAGGTCTATAAACAGCTTTTCTTCTATATCTCCCAATATGTTGAATAATGCCTGTTTAACCATAGAAGAGGTGGGTCTAAGTTTGGATTTTCTACTTGATTTTTTCATAAGAGTTATTATAATTTGTTATACGTCGGGTGAGAAATTAACTAAGCACATAGCTTTTTCTGAAGAAGCTGTAGCCAATAGCATATCCATAAAGGTAAGCCAAAAGTGTTATAC encodes the following:
- a CDS encoding RsmD family RNA methyltransferase, whose protein sequence is MKKSSRKSKLRPTSSMVKQALFNILGDIEEKLFIDLFAGSGQIGFTAMERGAKVIFVEKSKKLAQLIKEKGGDVRVSDAIKFLESFEGAPDIIFADPPYDYQDYKKLIEISLRKLAKGGIFILEHRKNQNFGAEKVKTYGDTVLSIWRKEYD